The following proteins are encoded in a genomic region of alpha proteobacterium U9-1i:
- a CDS encoding cytochrome c-type biogenesis protein DsbD yields MGFRSFFAALTVVFALSVPAIAQPVRTDNVEVEFHSARAAIAPGETFTIVLRQNIREHWHTYWRNPGDSGEPTEITWSLPPGWSAGDIQWPAPEAIPFDVLVNYGYSGEVLFPVTLTAPANLRPGENVTLSANVYMLVCSDICIPEEADLTLTLSVDAQGRDDTIWAPRIAEAIAALPRRDDNIAARVTPGTPPRLSVAIANLTDVGDAHFFPFSRDALDHAAPQLPSAGESGVSFTLKAGVAENLGAAPLEGVVVVQTANGRRAYEINAEPGEPLPGTSGGAVGVAPVEPLALPALLAALGFAFLGGLILNIMPCVLPVLSIKALSLAGGAHSGEAKRHGLIYLAGVLATFLALAGGLIALRGAGEAVGWGFQLQAPWVTAGLALLFFVIGLNLVGLFEVGGSLQNVGGGFAQRGGDAGAFFTGALAVIAATPCTAPFMAGAIGAVLTQSAGVTLLVFAMLALGFALPLVALSFAPGLQRLMPKPGAWMERAKHVLAFPMFAAAVWMAWVLTEQAGASGALALLSLTLALTFAIYVARWGRVWLAVGAIVLVATGAMFWRPLLGQEQVAIIPKEEWSPARVTELRGEGRAVFVNFTAAWCVTCKVNEVTVFSDPDVARAFEEENVTYLEADWTNRDETIAAALAEHGRAGVPLYLFYPADGGAPTVLPQLLTEALITQTIVGDTP; encoded by the coding sequence ATGGGGTTCCGGTCGTTTTTTGCCGCGCTGACGGTTGTGTTCGCGTTGAGCGTTCCAGCCATCGCGCAGCCCGTTCGCACGGACAACGTGGAAGTGGAATTCCATTCCGCCCGCGCCGCCATCGCGCCCGGCGAAACCTTCACGATCGTGCTGCGCCAAAACATCCGAGAGCATTGGCACACCTATTGGCGCAACCCCGGCGATAGTGGTGAGCCGACAGAGATCACCTGGTCGCTGCCGCCGGGCTGGAGCGCCGGCGACATCCAATGGCCGGCGCCGGAGGCCATCCCGTTCGATGTACTGGTCAACTACGGCTACTCTGGCGAAGTTCTGTTCCCGGTGACGCTTACGGCGCCCGCGAACCTGCGCCCTGGCGAAAACGTCACCCTCAGCGCCAACGTCTATATGCTCGTCTGCTCCGACATTTGTATCCCGGAGGAGGCGGATCTCACGCTCACGCTTTCGGTCGACGCGCAGGGGCGCGACGATACGATTTGGGCGCCGCGCATCGCTGAAGCGATCGCCGCGTTGCCGCGGCGCGACGACAACATCGCAGCGCGCGTCACGCCAGGAACGCCGCCGCGCTTGAGTGTGGCCATCGCCAATCTAACAGACGTAGGCGACGCGCATTTTTTCCCATTCAGCCGCGACGCGCTCGATCATGCCGCGCCGCAATTGCCAAGCGCTGGCGAGAGCGGCGTGAGCTTTACGCTGAAAGCTGGCGTCGCCGAAAATTTGGGCGCAGCGCCGCTCGAAGGCGTCGTCGTTGTCCAGACCGCGAACGGACGCCGTGCCTATGAGATCAACGCCGAGCCAGGCGAGCCGCTGCCGGGCACGAGCGGTGGCGCGGTTGGCGTTGCGCCTGTTGAACCTTTGGCGCTGCCGGCATTGCTCGCAGCACTGGGCTTTGCATTTCTCGGCGGCCTGATCCTCAACATCATGCCGTGCGTGCTGCCGGTTCTGTCGATCAAGGCGCTTTCGTTGGCGGGGGGCGCTCATTCGGGCGAAGCCAAGCGGCACGGCCTGATTTATCTCGCCGGCGTATTGGCGACATTCCTTGCGCTCGCGGGCGGATTGATCGCGCTTCGCGGCGCGGGCGAAGCGGTGGGGTGGGGTTTCCAATTGCAGGCGCCCTGGGTGACGGCGGGGCTCGCGCTGTTGTTCTTCGTGATTGGCCTCAATCTCGTTGGGCTCTTCGAGGTCGGCGGTTCGTTGCAGAACGTCGGCGGTGGTTTCGCGCAACGTGGCGGCGATGCCGGCGCGTTTTTCACGGGCGCGCTTGCGGTCATCGCGGCGACGCCTTGCACGGCGCCTTTCATGGCTGGCGCAATCGGCGCGGTGCTCACGCAATCGGCCGGCGTCACTCTCCTGGTGTTTGCGATGTTGGCGCTCGGTTTCGCGCTGCCGCTGGTGGCGCTTTCGTTTGCGCCGGGCTTGCAGCGTTTGATGCCCAAGCCTGGCGCTTGGATGGAGCGCGCCAAGCACGTGCTGGCCTTTCCAATGTTCGCGGCCGCCGTGTGGATGGCGTGGGTGTTGACGGAGCAGGCCGGCGCGAGCGGCGCGCTCGCTCTGCTGTCGCTGACGCTCGCGCTCACGTTTGCGATTTACGTCGCGCGTTGGGGCCGTGTGTGGCTTGCGGTTGGCGCGATTGTGCTTGTCGCTACCGGCGCGATGTTCTGGCGGCCATTGCTCGGGCAGGAGCAGGTGGCGATCATCCCGAAAGAAGAATGGAGCCCCGCCCGCGTCACTGAATTGCGCGGCGAAGGCCGTGCGGTGTTCGTGAATTTCACCGCCGCCTGGTGTGTCACCTGCAAGGTCAACGAAGTGACAGTGTTCAGCGATCCCGACGTCGCTCGGGCGTTCGAGGAAGAAAACGTCACATACCTCGAGGCGGATTGGACCAATCGCGACGAAACGATCGCCGCTGCCTTGGCTGAACATGGCCGCGCCGGCGTACCGCTCTATTTGTTCTATCCAGCTGACGGCGGGGCGCCGACCGTCTTGCCTCAATTGCTGACTGAAGCTCTAATCACGCAAACAATCGTCGGAGACACGCCATGA
- a CDS encoding PPO candidate 1: MNKRTFLVGAAALAIVAGAGVSIFTREAEAAVQTGAQAPAFSVRDASGATRTLAEFAGRTVVLEWTNHGCPYVRKHYDAGNMQMLQREAADANVVWLQVISSAQGEQGYLDGAGAQARVRTDNAAPAATLLDPTGVMGRAYGARNTPHMYIINGQGRLVYQGAIDDRPSARPNTLEGANNYVRAALADIAAGRPVATAETTPYGCSIKYAT; encoded by the coding sequence ATGAACAAGCGGACATTTCTTGTCGGCGCGGCGGCGCTTGCCATCGTCGCAGGCGCGGGCGTTTCCATCTTCACCCGTGAGGCGGAAGCTGCTGTCCAAACCGGCGCGCAAGCGCCTGCGTTCTCGGTGCGCGACGCGAGCGGCGCGACGCGCACGCTGGCCGAATTCGCCGGCCGCACCGTGGTGCTGGAATGGACGAACCATGGCTGCCCGTATGTGCGCAAACATTACGACGCGGGGAACATGCAAATGCTGCAGCGTGAGGCCGCTGACGCCAACGTCGTTTGGCTGCAGGTGATTTCGTCCGCACAAGGCGAGCAGGGGTATCTGGATGGCGCTGGCGCGCAGGCGCGCGTGCGCACAGACAACGCAGCGCCCGCGGCGACTTTGCTTGATCCGACGGGCGTGATGGGCCGCGCCTATGGTGCGCGCAACACGCCGCACATGTACATCATCAACGGCCAAGGCCGATTGGTGTATCAAGGCGCGATCGACGATCGTCCCAGCGCGCGTCCGAATACGCTTGAAGGCGCCAACAATTACGTGCGCGCCGCGTTGGCCGACATCGCGGCTGGCCGGCCGGTCGCGACAGCGGAAACCACGCCGTACGGTTGTTCGATCAAGTACGCGACCTAA
- a CDS encoding histidyl-tRNA synthetase — MTAPDAPRPKARRARGLMDRRGTGLAVERELIARIAKVYETWGFEPLETPAFEYADALGKFLPDQDRPNEGVFAFEDDEEWVALRYDLTAPLARFVAENFDALPKPYRRWAAGPVWRNEKPGPGRFREFWQCDADTVGSASPAADAEMIAMACEALEAAGVKRGGYALKVSTRKLLDAVLNKIGVDEGAFSPRLVVLRAIDKYDRLGRAGVEALLGAGRKDESGDFTKGAGLDATQSASVLDLVSAGEGSRSDVIARLTDIAGAEAVAELQQIDAVLTALRVSDEQVQFDPTIVRGLEYYTGAVFEAQLIGGEGQSFGSVGGGGRYDNLVARFRGERIPATGFSIGVSRLAAALQEQQAAEADGPVVVLVMDQARVGDAFAMADELRRAGVRAEAYLGGAGMKAQLKYADKRAAPIAVIQGGDELAKGVVTLKDLKLGAKLSATVGDDRDAWNAAREKLQREAPRAQLVAAVREMLGT; from the coding sequence ATGACCGCACCAGACGCCCCCCGCCCCAAAGCCCGCCGCGCGCGCGGGCTGATGGACCGTCGCGGGACGGGTCTGGCGGTCGAGCGTGAGCTGATCGCGCGCATCGCTAAAGTTTACGAGACCTGGGGGTTCGAGCCGCTGGAGACGCCGGCGTTTGAATACGCCGATGCGCTCGGCAAATTTCTGCCAGACCAGGATCGCCCCAACGAAGGCGTGTTCGCGTTCGAGGACGACGAGGAATGGGTGGCGCTTCGCTACGACCTGACCGCCCCGCTCGCGCGCTTCGTGGCCGAGAATTTCGACGCGCTGCCGAAGCCGTACCGCCGCTGGGCCGCCGGCCCGGTGTGGCGCAACGAAAAACCCGGCCCCGGACGTTTCCGCGAATTCTGGCAGTGCGACGCCGACACCGTCGGCAGCGCCAGCCCCGCCGCGGATGCTGAAATGATCGCGATGGCCTGCGAGGCGCTTGAGGCGGCGGGGGTGAAGCGGGGCGGGTATGCGCTCAAGGTTTCTACGCGCAAGTTGCTCGATGCCGTGCTGAACAAAATCGGCGTCGACGAGGGCGCGTTTTCCCCCCGCCTCGTCGTGTTGCGCGCCATCGATAAGTACGATCGGCTTGGCCGCGCGGGCGTGGAGGCCTTGCTCGGCGCGGGCCGTAAAGACGAGAGCGGTGACTTCACCAAAGGCGCCGGACTGGATGCAACGCAAAGCGCTTCAGTGCTCGATCTCGTCTCCGCTGGCGAAGGATCGCGTAGCGATGTCATCGCGCGACTGACGGATATCGCCGGTGCTGAGGCCGTTGCGGAACTCCAGCAGATCGACGCCGTTCTGACCGCGCTCCGCGTCAGCGACGAACAGGTCCAGTTTGATCCCACCATCGTTCGTGGCCTTGAATACTACACCGGCGCCGTGTTCGAAGCGCAGCTCATCGGCGGCGAGGGGCAGAGCTTTGGCTCGGTCGGCGGCGGCGGGCGTTATGACAATCTCGTCGCCCGCTTCCGTGGCGAGCGCATCCCCGCCACCGGCTTCTCCATCGGCGTCTCGCGCCTCGCAGCCGCGTTGCAAGAACAGCAGGCGGCGGAGGCGGACGGCCCAGTCGTCGTGTTGGTGATGGACCAAGCCCGCGTTGGCGATGCGTTTGCGATGGCGGACGAACTGCGCCGCGCGGGCGTGCGTGCTGAAGCCTATCTCGGCGGCGCTGGTATGAAAGCGCAGCTCAAATACGCTGACAAACGCGCAGCACCCATCGCCGTGATCCAAGGCGGCGACGAATTGGCGAAGGGCGTGGTGACGCTGAAGGACTTGAAGCTCGGCGCGAAACTCTCCGCAACCGTCGGCGATGACCGCGATGCCTGGAACGCGGCGCGCGAGAAATTGCAACGCGAAGCGCCGCGCGCACAGCTGGTTGCAGCGGTGCGCGAAATGCTCGGCACATGA